From the Vibrio tubiashii ATCC 19109 genome, the window CACTGCAGCCAAAAGCTGACGCATTTCTCTATCCATTAGTTATACCTTTTGCAAAATGGACTGCATCACATCTTTAATTGCTCTGGTCGTTGTAGAGTTGATGTTGTAGATAACTGACCATTGGTTGATGGTGTGCTGCAACTCAGCTAATTTCGATGGATCGTCTGCATTGGCTGAGAGATTTGCGATAGCGTCGGTCACATTTTTATTCGCCGTTGTAGCCTGACTTGTAAGTTTACTTTTAACTTCGTCGAGATTGACTGTACTAGTACCATTGTAAAAAGATGTCATAGTATTTCTCCTTAACTTTGCTGGGAAACGTACTGTTCAAGGACAGCCTGTGCTGCTATATACGCTTCGTGTTGCTTGGTTAATAATTGATATTGCTGAGGATTACACCCCAGATCTAGCTTTCGTTTGACCGAAGTTTGTGCCTGGAAAAGTGTCTCCTTAAGCTTCTTCACTTCTGCTCCAGTTGGATCGTTATCTAAAATTTGTTCAAGATCTGTCATTGTTATTCTCTTCTGAATATCCGAGTTCAATATTGATGACCTGTCCACCTTTCACCAGTTCAATTCCGTCAGGTGTTACACTTGAAATGCGATAACCTTGAGGAGTTCGGGAACCCACCATATAGCGAACATTGTCTGTCAAAATTACATAAGGCACCTGACCAAAATTCACACTACGAAATGGGAAGTCAACGTTACTTCCTTTGCTAACTTTTGGGATAGATTTCAAAACCAAGTACGGCTTTTCACCATACTGTTCCCTAAACTCTCGAGTTACGCTGTAAAAGCGTGTCGTCTCAATATCATCTAGCTCACCGCGTACTTCCACGCGATCACCACTAGTGACGATTTGGACTTTTTTGAGTAAGGATTCTTTTTCAAGCAACTGCTTCAGCGTATCCATGTACGCTCCTGCCCGCTGCAACTCAACCTTCCACGCGACGAGACCGGGGACATCCCTTTCTAAAATCTGTTCTACTTGACTCCAACGGCTCGCATCATCAATGTATCCTGTTAGCAGCACGGTCCCTGTTTCATCACCGTTCTCAACTTTGACCTGGTGATAACCCAAATTTCGAAGAATAAAGCGAACTCCGCGACGAATCTCTTCCATGGTGCGTAAATCGCTTTTGTAGTTAATCCCTAGTAAGTCAATTCGACGCAATAGTTGTAGTTTTTGAGCACTATCGTCCACATATCCTTCTAGTACCGCTTGGTGAACGTTCGCATTCCATTCAACACGTACATCGTCTAACCCAAGTTCCTTCAAAATATCCCTAACTTGAACAATCGGCTCTGCTTCCGTGGTAATCTCGTTGGCATTGCTATTCACCTGGCTATACCACATACCCGCAAGAATAGCGCTAGGCAGCATACTGCACATCGCTCCAATCAAAAGAGAGCGTTTCCAAGTGGAAGATTTCACCACCTTGTTGGATATATCTTTGGTCACAACTTCTGTTTCACTGCCCAAGATTGCCAAATCATCGTCTGCATGTCCGACAGCAAACTGAACTACCCCAACAGAAACCAAACTACCTCGCTCTAGCTCAACACCGTCTTTAACAACATCAACCTGCTCACCCCGTAGCGAAGCTTCGCTACAGCCTTTCAAGATGACATTCTCTAACGTACACTCAAGCGTCAGATGATGACTCTCAACCCCAGCATCTGAAAGTACAAGGTCAGCACCAAAGTCGTCATTTCCTAATACTAATGTACCTTGAGGTAAAGGGACCTCCACTCCGGAATGCACACCGGATAAGATACGAATTTTCCATTGTTGCATTCTTATCAAGGCTCCTTAGCCGGGCGCATACAGTGTGGCTCTGAATCGCACTGTGTCACTTTAACTCGCCAACCTGCTTGACCGGTTGGCAATTCACATTCTGACAATAGTGAAGACTGATCGCTTTCCAGCAAATACTTTTGGTGACGCTGTGCTTGCTCTAGGGTCGAACAACTGTATAGCTCTACAGCGGATTTGAACTGTGTACTGTTATTGGAGATATTATTTAGCTGTCCAATATGAGGGCGCAGGTCGTGTTCATTGCCAATAAGCACACTGTCGCCAATGCCATCTACTACGATACGTGGTTCAATGATGAACATTCGAACAGTGCGACGTGTTGTGTTGGTGTTGCTTCTGAACA encodes:
- the sctF gene encoding type III secretion system needle filament subunit SctF produces the protein MTSFYNGTSTVNLDEVKSKLTSQATTANKNVTDAIANLSANADDPSKLAELQHTINQWSVIYNINSTTTRAIKDVMQSILQKV
- a CDS encoding EscE/YscE/SsaE family type III secretion system needle protein co-chaperone, which codes for MTDLEQILDNDPTGAEVKKLKETLFQAQTSVKRKLDLGCNPQQYQLLTKQHEAYIAAQAVLEQYVSQQS
- the sctD gene encoding type III secretion system inner membrane ring subunit SctD, coding for MQQWKIRILSGVHSGVEVPLPQGTLVLGNDDFGADLVLSDAGVESHHLTLECTLENVILKGCSEASLRGEQVDVVKDGVELERGSLVSVGVVQFAVGHADDDLAILGSETEVVTKDISNKVVKSSTWKRSLLIGAMCSMLPSAILAGMWYSQVNSNANEITTEAEPIVQVRDILKELGLDDVRVEWNANVHQAVLEGYVDDSAQKLQLLRRIDLLGINYKSDLRTMEEIRRGVRFILRNLGYHQVKVENGDETGTVLLTGYIDDASRWSQVEQILERDVPGLVAWKVELQRAGAYMDTLKQLLEKESLLKKVQIVTSGDRVEVRGELDDIETTRFYSVTREFREQYGEKPYLVLKSIPKVSKGSNVDFPFRSVNFGQVPYVILTDNVRYMVGSRTPQGYRISSVTPDGIELVKGGQVINIELGYSEENNNDRS